The genomic region tgaaaccttcgggaacgtgatcttctcaccgaacgtgatccaggagacttggaccctactccaagaagtttccagggaggtcacgagggtggagggcgcgccccctgcctcgtgggtccctcggagctccaccgacgtgctccttcctcctatatatacctacgtacccccattagaccagagggggagccaaaaacctaattccgccgccgcaacttcctgtatccacgagatcccatcttggggcctgttccggagctccgccggagagggcatccatcacggagggcttctacatcaacaccatagcccttccgatgaagtgtgagtagtttacttcagacctttgggtccatagctagtagctagatggcttcttctctctttttggatctcaatacaatgttctccccctctctcgtggagatctattcgatgtaatcttctttttgcggtgtgtttgttgagaccgatgaattgtgggtttatgatccaacttatctatgaataatatttgaatcttctctgaattcttttatgtatgattgagttatctttgcaagtctcttcgaattatccatttgggttggccaactagattggtagttcttgcaatgggagaagtgcttagctttgggttcaatcttgtggtgtccttactcagtgacagaaagagttgcaaggcacgtattgtattattgccatcgaggataacaagatggggtatttatcatattgcatgaatttattcctctacatcatgtcatcttgcttaaggcgttactctgtttttaacttaatactctagatgcatgctggatagcgctcgatgagtggagtaatagtagtagatgcaggcaggagtcggtctacttgtcacggacgtgatgcctatatacatgatcatacctagataacctcataactatgctcaattctatcaattgctcaacagtaatttgttcgcccaccgtagaatatctatgctcttgagagaagccactagtgaaacctatggcccctgggtctattctcatcatatcaatctccattactttattttacttgttttgcttttactttttactttgcatctttataccaaaaataccaaaaatattatctctatcagatctcactctcgtaagtgaccgtgaagggattgacaaccccaaagCGTTGGTTGCGGGTTGCTaccattttgtgtaggtacgagcgacttgcgcgtgacctcctactggattgataccttggttctcaaaaaccgagggaaatacttacgctactatgctgcatcaccccctcctcttcggggaaaaccaacgctagctcgagacgtagcactagccaccttatgcaactagtgcatgtcagtcggtggaacctgtctcacgtaagagtacgtgtaaggtcagtccgggccgcttcatcccacgatgccgccgaatcaagataagactagtaacggcaagtaaattgacaatatcgacgcccacaactgctttgtgttctactcgtgcatagaaactacgcatagacctagctcatgatgccactgttggggaacgtagcagaattttaaaattttctacgcatcaccaagatcaatctatggagtcatctagcaacgagggagaggggagtgcatctacatacccttgtagatcgctaagcggaagcgttcaagtgaacggggttgatggagtcgtactcgttgtgatccaaatcaccgatgatcctagtgccgaatggacggcacctccgcgttcaacacacgtacagcccggggacgtctcctccttcttgatccagcaaggggagaggagaagttgagggaaaactccgacagcacgacggcatggtggtgatggagctcgtggttctccggcagggcttcgccaagcactacggaggaggacgaggtgttggaggagggagagggctgcgccaggggaagggtgcggctgccctctctctccctcactatatataggggaaaggaaggagggggaggtgccctagggttccctaggggaggggcggcggccacaggggaaaccctagatgggtttgggcgcccccaccccctaggaaacttgccccccaagccgggaggggcggctgccctaggagtggcgcccccacctctcctggttacctgagatggggtgggaggggcgctcaaccccttagtgggctgatgtgccctctccccttggcccattgggcccccaacgcttgccggggcctccgaaacccctttcggacacgctggtcatcacctggtaccctcggaacaattccggactccaatacccttcgtccaatatactgatcttcacctccagaccattccggagctcctcgtcatgtccgggatctcatctgggagtccgaacaaccttcagtaaccacatactatttcccataacaactctagcgtcaccgaaccttaagtgtgtagaccctacgggttcgggaaccatgcagacatgaccgagacaactctccggccaataaccaacagcggatctggatacccatgatggctcccacatgttccacgatgatcacatcggatgaaccacgatgtcgaggattcaatcaatcccgtatacaattccttttgtccagcggtattgtacttgcccgagattcgatcgtcggtatccgataccttgttcaatctcgttaccggcaagtctctttactcgttctgtaacacatcatcccgtgatcaactccttggtcacattgtgcacattatgatgatgtcctaccgagtgggcccagagatacctctccgtcacacggagtgacaaatcccagtctcaattcgtgccaacccaatagacactttcggagatacccgtggtgcacctttatagccacccagttatgttgtgacgtttggtacacccaaagcattcctacggtatccgggagttgcagaatctcatggtctaaggaaatgatacttgacattagaaaagctttagcatacgaactacacgttctttgtgataggcttaggattgggtcttgtccatcacatcattctcctaatgatgtgatcccgttatcaacgacatccaatgtccatggtcaggaaaccgtaaccatctattgatcaacgagctagtcaactagaggcttactagggacatggtgttgtctatgtatccacacatgtatctgagtttcctatcaatacaattctagcatggataataaacgattatcatgagcaaggaaatataataataactaatttgttattgcctctagggcatatttccaacacaaggcacgtattgtattgttgccatcgaggataaaaagatggggtttatgtcatattgcttgagtttatccctctacatcatgtcatcttgcttaatgtgttactctgttcttatgaacttaatactctagatgcatgctggatggcggtcaatgtgtggactaatagtagtagatgcagaatcgcttcgatcaacttgacacggacgtgatgcctatattcatgatcattgccttggatatcttcataactatgcacttttctatcaattgcttggcagtaatttgttccccaccataatacatgctctcatgagagatgccactagtgaaacctatggcccctgggtctctttcttattatattgcatctcttttattatcgcatctcgtttactattttgcaatctttactttcaatctatacaacaaaataccaaaaatatttatcttattatctctatcagatctcagtttcgcaagtgaccgtgaaaggattgacaacccatttatcgcgttggttgcgaggttcttgattgtttgtgcaggtactaggtgacttgtgcgttgtctcctactggattgataccttgattctcaaaaactgagggaaatacttacgctactttgctgcatcaccctttcatcttcaaagaaaaaccaatgcatgctcaagaggtagcacacctcCGCAGATAATAGATCCCAACTATTGAACTATGTTGGGGAAATGTTTTGATGAAGTGTGATAGCCCAAGGCTACTGGTCTTCACATTGGCCACCAAAATGTCTGAAACAACCGCAAGGGCATACAACAATTCTAACTGCTTCCATATAGGTTCGTTACCAAGCCAAGCATCATTGGAGCCCATTCCAAATTGTGGATTCGAAGGAGTTAGGACGTACTTGGGTTAAGAAGATCTGCCCATAGTTTGGAAGTGTTTTGTAATTGGACAAAGACAATGTTTATGAATTTGGAattaagacccccccccccccccccccgaaaaggCTTCTAGGTCGACAGATGACCGGGCACTAAACCATACTTCCTTTGTCCGCATAATAGTGGGCGTTTGGCTATTCTATGGCAAATTGATTTTTTGTGTGTGCAGAAAACCCCTTCCTCCCCTCATTTAAGCTAGTAGTGTTGCTTCGATTTATGTACACAATTAATGTTCATGCATCGTTGCTCACTGCGGTTACCTCGAGGCATAGACCAAGGGGGCGAACACAAAATTACCGCTTAGAAGCCAGATCTACACTTATTTTCAGAAAAATGGAGGAGTGTAGGCGTGCAGTCTTTTGTAAAATCGTAAGTAATGTAGCATCGTTTACAAGTAGAGGGATAACCTCACCAGGGGCATTATCCATTGGAACACTCCGAGGAGAAAACCTAGCTAACCTTGCTAGTTCATGAGCTACTCCATTACGCTATCAATGGCAATGATCATAATTGACATGGGAAAAGTCTAATGACATGAAATAATAGTCATCTATAATGGATGAAGCGACTGAAGAAGAGTAGCAAGATTCAATGCACCCACCACCTCCATGCTATCCGAATGCACTTCAATCTTACACAGAGTCTTAGATCATCAAGAAGGCCCAAGAATGAGCCAAAAAGGACACGCCTAAAAATTGTGTTGCATGCCGTGGTTTAAgtaaaaaataataaaagaaacgGATCATCTACAATCATGGACATCGACCACGGGCCAGCCTCTTTTGCTCAGCGCTGCTGCGCGAGACGGCGTCACTCTCATGGAAGGAAATGGATTTGTAGCGGTGGCAGGAGCTGCTGGTTCACCATGACAGACTCATCATATATACCTATAGCAGGAGCGGTGGGGTGGCTCACAGCTCGGACAAGGCGAGCAGCTCGTCGAGGTAGTCCGCTCCAAGGTCCTCCAGCTCCAACACGCACGTTGACAACGACGATGCAGCGGCTGCCTCCTGCCTCGTCGCCTCTGCTGCCGTCGCCGTGGCTCTGGACATCCTCTTTTTGTTGGGTCTTCTCTTTCGGATGCAGTGCCGCCGCTTGAGCGCGAGAGCAGGCGAGTCCCCCGCGGCGGCGCAGCCGATGTCCAGCGTGCGCAGCGACTCCTGCACGAGCTTCACCGGGAAGTTGAGCACGGCGGCCGGGCCGCGCACGGAGAAGGCGGCCTGGTCGTAGGCGAGTGCGGCGGCCTGTGGGGTGTCGAAGGTACCAAGCCAAACTCGGGCGCCATTACGGGTGGAATCCCGGATCTCCGCCGCATACTTGCCCCACGGCCGCTTCCGCACCCCAATGAGCGGCGAGTCCGGCGCATCACGTGAACTACTGGAGCTCCCCTGCGGTAACAGCGACGGCGACGCGACAGGCACCGTCACGATCTCCTCCCAGGCTGAGGCCGCGGGAGGTGtagtgaagaaggtggaggtggctTCCATGGGGAACGAGAAGGAGGACAGCTGGTAGTCGAACCCCGTGTCAGCATTAACTTGAGCTTCAGCTTGAGAAGCAGGCTGATGATGCGTGTAGTGTGTATTGGATGAGAAAGAAATGGAGTAGCCGTGGTAGCAGTGGAAGCCATCATAGGTAGGTAGCTCCATCTGCAGGTGGTATGGTTCCATGTGTGGAGCATCTACGTAAAGTGTACAGTACCTTATATATACAGCGAGGAGACGAGATCCAAGGAGGGCACGGAGAAGCTTAATCAAGCCGCACAGACGGCAGACAAGCTTTGACTTATAACGACAGAAACTGATGAAATACTAAAAGTCACTAGGCCAGTAGCTAGGCCTGATAAACATCTCCATCGATCAGGTGGAATGCAGAGATGCAAATGTTGACGTAGGGCGGCTGGATACGACAGAGCACTCGGGCGTCACCGCGACGTACCTCTCCGTATCCATCGGTGGTCAATATCTCTTCTTATTACTACTACTAGGCACTCTCATCTACTTTAACTAGCTAGTGCAACCCTATCATGTGCATGCATGGTCAACAAGATCATCGTAGGAGTATTTCCTTGTGCCGTCGACCCATCGGAAGCTATAGCACTTTAAATCTACGATGGTCGAGCGATGGATTTGCATCTTTCAGTAGATATGTACCAACCCCAGTTCTTTTTTACTCTGCGTATAGTATAAGATTTCTAATCTCTGATGTCAAACATTATATGAGAAAaaaatcaacattcacaatacaaaaTCAGTATCATTATTATTTTTAGAATACAAATTAATCAATTGATATCATTAGTTACATCATGAATTTAATTTTCATatatattgtataactttagtattgtagatgttgatttttttttaaaatataaaaaatacgGTCAAAACTTTACAAAGTATAACTTCACACAAATCTTGTATACAGTGTAAAAGGGACCGGAGGAGTACATATGTAAACACCATTCAAAAGGATAGGGCTAACATAACTGTagatatgtactctctccgtctataaatacttgtcggagaaatgtctgtttctccaacaagtattttcggacgaagagAGAGTACATATGTAACTGCAGATTTGTTTTTTGCCGGGTACTATATAAAGTGAAGATATGGAAGGATGCCACGTATATATAGCTGGATGGCAATGGCTCGCCGAATCTAGCACATGAAGTACATATACATATGGAAAGGCGCATGCATATATGCGGCACTCCATGTGCATGCATGCAGATGGACAGGAAGAAAATAGCCCCGGCAGCAACCGATAAGCCATTAGTGTAAAGCAGACACTCTGATCTAGCATTACTGCGCTTGCATCTTTTATGGTTTCATAGGACCCGGATACAGATAAGCAGGTGTCTGACACCTCGTATATGAACAACGCAAGCTTACACTAATCGTAGCAGGTGCCTGTGAAGGTTCACATACAACGAACCAGCACATACGCCCATAGTATACGCTTTGTTTTATTCTCTCTCGGACGATGCTTAGCAGGTAGTAGTCGCCACTCGCCAGCTATAAAGTAACACAACCTACTCGTCTTCTCAATCTAAGCCCTGGGATTCAATAAAGAACTTGCGCCTTCGATGATATCCAGCAGGCCTGTTTGGCCGTTGTTTGCGCCTTCGATGCAGAGAGGGCGGAAACCAAACTTTTCATGGCTCTGCCACCTACATAATATTTCCCTCGTTTCGTAATCATAATGCAGCATCTATATATTTTGCCCATATGTTAAGCGGTCTTGTTTGTCCTTTCTTTGTGCATGATCGTGTTGGCGGGGTCGAGCTTGCCTACCTTGTTTGTTCCCTGTCGGTTTTTTTTTAAAGCCTACTGGCACACTTTATTTCAACTTAAGGACAGAAATGTCGTTCATTACGATTTGAATCCCCAAACAAATCAGAATTTTTATAATAGGGGTGTCTCGCCAGATTGTGCGCAACACTTTGACTGTGCTAAAGGGAGATAGCTCAAATTCTTCGTTCCTTCTGGAAACAGTATGCTAAAATGGCAGTGTAAGGACTCCAAGCCTCAATGATGTCATTGCAAGCTTGAATAAGTTCCAATGAATCTGATTTGATGATAACCTGTGAGCAGCCCAGACCCTCCACCAGAATCGAGACCTTTCTGACGACCAATTGCCTCAGCCGTGATCGCATCCAGCAAAATGGTTAAGCACTGAAGCCACTCGCGCCACTGCATCTACATTCAACTTTTACTCATTTCTTGGAGGTTTTTGCCACAATATCTCATGTGGTTCTGAAGGTCTCGCTGCTCTGCTATAGTTAACTGAAAGTGTGTGGTTTGTTCCTAGCGTTGACGTGTGGGCAGCGGTGCCATCTCTGGGCATGCGTGGATGAGGGCTTGGGTACCGATTTAAACACGCACTACTGAAATCAAACCCTATGCCGAGTGCCAGAAATACTCGGCAAAGGGCCTAAAACACTCGGCAAATCCTTTGCCAAGAATTGTTCTCGGCAAAGACCACCCGGCGTAACCTCTTAGGCAAACAGAATTTTGCCGAGAGCCAATCGTCGGACACTCAGTAAAGAGTTTGCCGAGTACCAAACAGTGTCCCTCGGCAAAATAAAGTGACTTCACGGCCGCTGATTCCGTCAGCTCTTTGCCGAGTGTCTCGCTCGGCTTAACTGTAACAGACAAGTACCAGCAACTCCCTTTTACCGAGGGTCGCTCTCAGCAAAGACACAACCAAACTACCAGCGCATGCCACTTTGCAAGCATCGCTCTCAGTAAAGGTATGTCTTCCGAGTGCTGCTCTCGGTAAAGATTCGTTGCCAGTATTATTTCTGCCTCTATTTCATCGATCGCTACAGCAAAAATAGATAGACAATACACAAGCTATATATGAACTCACATGGTTAACAACAAACTCAGAAAGGGCTTCTATATGGTCCACCCAAGCTTAACAACAAACTCACATAGGCATTATATAAATAGTTCACACAATCTTCATTTGAAGTCACAAAGTAGTTCTTTAGCACAAGTGCCTACATACTAAACAACAAAGTGGCATGTCTACATGCGACCGCAACATAAAAGCAACACCATAATTAGGACAACCTGAAAGAAAATTATCGAGTTCTTCAATTCACTGAACCCGATAAGTTGTTTCTGGCTTGCACCATTGCATCGTGGGAGCTGAACATAAAAGCAACAAAGTGTAATGATTCTCTGCCTCCTCTCTGCTATTTTTTTGGAACGGTCACGGGGGAAAAGACTCCCCGCCTGAATATATTTCAAAAAGAAattgatccagtttataaggaGGTTTGGGGGTCCTGCTATTCTCTCTACTATTGAACGCATTGTGGGAGCTGCCTGGGTAACGAAGTAATTGTTCATTGCATGTTGACCATGAATCGTAGACTCCTGGACACCTACCTTTGTACACCGCATACCACTTCATCTACAAAGAAAGAGAAAGTGAGGCAGAGAAGGAATGCAAGGTTAAAATAACACATCATACATAATCCACGCAAGCATTCATCACTCATATACCCAAAAGCATCGCAAGTGGCAATCCAAGTCCACATCAGCAACTACATAAATATATCACAAAATCAATGTCAAAATATCTAGGTGGACTACTCCGAAGTGTAGCCGGTGAAACCAGTGATCGTGGAGTCAGAGCATGTGGGGGCATCCCCCACAGTGGAGGACCAAGCGTCGTCAGGAATGGAGTCAGAGCACGTGGGGGCATCCCCCACAGTGGACGACCAAGCGTCGTCGGGAATGATGGTCGGTGGACTCAATGGCAACGGGTCATCTCTCTCCTTACGTGGTGGGGCTTTGCTCTCCTTAGTTGGCagattcttcttggccagatcCTCAAATACTTTATTAGGATCACGTGCGGATTCTCCTAAATGAGGGCCGCCAAGCGGTCCTCGGCGCGCTTCTCCTTGAGTGTGGAGTCGAACCTAACGGAACATGCATCGTCGGAGGAAGCCATAACTGTGCAATCGATCGATGCTAACACCTTTCATCACGCAATGAAAAATAACATAATAATCAAAGATCAAAGATTACTTCTAAGCAAATTTATCATGGTGGAAACTCTCACGGATATTTTGACTTCCAGTGATGGTCGAGTTGGGCGAGCTCATCGTGCGTACTCAAGGTATCACAGGATGAACTAGCTCAGATCGTCCGCCATCATCAAAAGTAGATTTTCTCTTCGGGAAGATCTCTTACAACTCTCATCTCTCTAGTGcttgtatatatggtggacactccctcacaggTACTTTGACTCTTGGTGATGGTCGAGTTGGGCGAGCCCATCGTGCATTATCATGGTATGACAAGACAAACTCGCACGGATCGACTGCCATCGTCAAAAGTTGATTTCTttcctccaagaacaactctcGTCGACTATCTGTGATGGTCGCTCTTTCTCTGCACTTCCTACTTTACCATGATCTTAGAGGAAGAGCAAAGGAAGAGCGACCCCCTACGACAACAGTCATTAACATCTCTCGTCTGTCaaatatggtggacactctctctAGTGGTTGCATATATAGTGGACACTCTCTCACGAGTATTTTGACTTCCAGTGATGGTCAAGCTAGGTGAGTACATCGTGCATGACAAAGGtatatgtcgtggaattgtcacggcagatgtctttagtgtcaggacttagtcgcgaggccaacgcatctatgtggtagcttgagaggggttaagcgggatgagagacgcgatgttttacccaggttcggcccctcacagtggaggtaaaagcctacatcctgcttcattgatattgatgatgatgatcacggttacaagagtgctctatctcgagagctattgtctaaacctaacttgtccaacttgtggaacttgtgaatcttgtcccccttggggtgccctgcccctccttatatatgttgaaggggcggtttacatgactagtcctattaggattaggattaccctattacaagtggagtcctagtcttgcttcctttataagggaatattccttgtgctttcctcataaaccggcccaccatttaaacgtgaaccggccttctgggccttggtcctcgtcatccatctgacccgcccgccgggtcacaaGTGAGCCATAATGaccaggcgggttgcttgtaaaccgccaggtcagtgcgggtcgccagtgaaccgccaagtgtcagccggatctcaagtaaaccgccaagtccagtCGGGTCACCGATGAGTCTTCAGGCTCATGAATcctcataccagtgaaccgccagacacgtaaatctccaatcctctggcggtttaccaatgaaacgcctagtccggccgggttatactttcggccggtttacgccgcggggtatatccccgacagtataTCACAGGAACTCGCCTAGATTGACCGCCATCGTCAAAAGTCGATTTCATTTCTCCAAGAACAACTCTTATCGactgttggtgatggtcgctcttcCTCCACTCCTCCTGCTTTAAAAAGATCacagaggaggagcagaggaagcgtgACCCCCTACGACAACAGTCGATACCATTCCTCTGAGACATCTCTCATCCGTCAAATATGGTTGACACTTGCTCAAGATAAAAACTACTACACAAAAACTACTAGATATAAACTACTACATAAAAACTACTACATAAAAACAACTACAAAAAACTACTACAAAAACTCGTAGCATCCATGCATACATCCACCCATAGCATCCATCCATACAGCATCATTAAAATTTATCTATATAGCATCCATCTATCCATCTATTAATCCATCCCTCTATGCATCCATTCATCCATCATCTATGCATCCGTACATCCATAGGGGGATGTCACCAATTAGACCTGATGGACCAGCTCAAGGGAGTGGAGGGCGCCCCCGGGGTGGGCGCCGGTGGGGAGCCTACTAGGGGGCGGTGGGGATAAGAAGAC from Triticum aestivum cultivar Chinese Spring chromosome 4A, IWGSC CS RefSeq v2.1, whole genome shotgun sequence harbors:
- the LOC123083134 gene encoding ethylene-responsive transcription factor 1B-like; the protein is MEPYHLQMELPTYDGFHCYHGYSISFSSNTHYTHHQPASQAEAQVNADTGFDYQLSSFSFPMEATSTFFTTPPAASAWEEIVTVPVASPSLLPQGSSSSSRDAPDSPLIGVRKRPWGKYAAEIRDSTRNGARVWLGTFDTPQAAALAYDQAAFSVRGPAAVLNFPVKLVQESLRTLDIGCAAAGDSPALALKRRHCIRKRRPNKKRMSRATATAAEATRQEAAAASSLSTCVLELEDLGADYLDELLALRVLFGSFLGLLDDLRLCVRLKCIRIAWRLFPCQL